A part of Geothrix oryzae genomic DNA contains:
- a CDS encoding LolA family protein — protein sequence MIRRLSFLLCLVLSQTAPAAPPPLREAVERFDAAQAQVQTLQCPFTLTLRRALLKTPSVTRGTLYLQGSDFVHFAFQPPEDLILHLTPKALVSYSPGAGEGELMKIGLIRNADRKFLGLGQKLSYLSEYFQIRLEETRDLPGAWFLAMAPRTLSMRKRMQALNLWVDKETWLPRQVQWIERSGDSWMVELGPLRTNQPLPAAVTGFKLPEGIPVRSDFSFFATRKK from the coding sequence ATGATCCGACGCCTGTCCTTCCTCCTCTGCCTGGTCCTGTCCCAGACAGCCCCGGCCGCCCCGCCCCCCCTGCGGGAGGCCGTGGAGCGCTTCGACGCGGCCCAGGCCCAGGTGCAGACCCTCCAGTGCCCCTTCACGCTCACCCTGCGCCGCGCCCTGCTGAAGACCCCCTCGGTCACCAGGGGCACCCTCTACCTGCAGGGTTCGGACTTCGTCCACTTCGCCTTCCAGCCCCCGGAAGACCTGATCCTGCATCTCACCCCCAAGGCCCTCGTCTCCTATAGCCCCGGGGCCGGCGAGGGCGAGCTGATGAAGATCGGCCTCATCCGGAACGCCGATCGCAAGTTCCTCGGTCTGGGCCAGAAGCTCAGCTACCTCTCCGAGTATTTCCAAATCCGCCTCGAGGAGACGCGGGACCTGCCCGGAGCCTGGTTCCTGGCCATGGCGCCCCGGACCCTGTCCATGCGGAAGCGGATGCAGGCCCTGAACCTCTGGGTGGACAAGGAGACCTGGCTGCCCAGGCAAGTCCAGTGGATCGAGCGCAGCGGCGACTCCTGGATGGTGGAGCTGGGACCCCTGCGGACCAATCAGCCCCTGCCCGCCGCCGTCACGGGCTTCAAGCTCCCGGAGGGCATCCCCGTGCGGAGCGACTTCAGCTTCTTCGCCACGCGGAAAAAGTAG
- a CDS encoding FHA domain-containing protein, with translation MIVVCQACQARFQYDDSRFGGVRTKRFKCPKCSHVFEVVNPAMGALPMGETLTRPFTGPVPEVGPDPGLDLGPEPGAEPTPQTPIPPARTTARRDREAMLVAAGLQKPGLPSGYRFSLAFLSGPQASTVQVLDRPRIVIGREEGDVITRDPETSRCHAVLEIHADGTVWITDQQSTNGTHVNGERISEPVQLASQQEFTCGNSTFMLLVRNIDEFPLN, from the coding sequence ATGATCGTGGTGTGCCAGGCCTGCCAGGCCCGCTTCCAATATGACGACAGCCGCTTCGGCGGCGTCCGGACGAAGCGTTTCAAGTGCCCGAAGTGCAGCCATGTCTTCGAGGTGGTGAATCCGGCGATGGGGGCCCTGCCGATGGGGGAAACGCTCACCCGCCCCTTCACCGGCCCTGTTCCCGAGGTGGGCCCTGATCCGGGGCTCGACCTGGGCCCCGAGCCGGGCGCCGAACCCACCCCGCAGACTCCGATCCCCCCCGCCCGCACCACGGCCCGCCGGGACCGCGAAGCCATGCTGGTGGCCGCGGGCCTCCAGAAGCCGGGACTGCCCTCCGGCTACCGCTTCAGCCTGGCCTTCCTCAGCGGCCCGCAGGCCTCCACGGTGCAGGTGCTGGACCGCCCCCGGATCGTCATCGGCCGGGAGGAGGGCGATGTCATCACCCGGGATCCCGAGACCTCGCGCTGCCACGCGGTCCTGGAGATCCACGCCGACGGCACGGTGTGGATCACGGACCAGCAGTCCACCAACGGCACCCATGTGAACGGGGAACGCATCTCGGAACCCGTCCAGCTCGCCAGCCAGCAGGAGTTCACCTGCGGAAACAGCACCTTCATGCTGTTGGTGCGCAACATCGACGAGTTTCCGCTGAATTGA
- a CDS encoding GNAT family N-acetyltransferase has translation MDQDTSYTSAMNATLRPSTPADLETHVAHRLAMFRTMKVGTEEGLSRMAEAFRPQLRTWLHTGQCRGFIVEEDGRAVASVLLLMRDAIPTPVTPLSVRGYLFNIYTEPTHRRRGLAARLTDAVLELARELGLEILEVHASLEAEGLYQRLGFMPTSEMRLVMSAGIKTPKQWKHRHQP, from the coding sequence ATGGATCAGGATACCTCCTACACTAGCGCCATGAACGCGACCCTCCGACCCTCCACGCCCGCCGACCTGGAGACCCATGTGGCCCACCGCCTGGCCATGTTCCGGACCATGAAAGTGGGCACGGAAGAGGGCCTGTCGCGCATGGCCGAGGCCTTCCGCCCCCAGCTCCGCACCTGGCTCCACACGGGCCAGTGCCGCGGTTTCATCGTGGAGGAGGACGGCCGCGCCGTGGCCAGCGTCCTCCTGCTGATGCGGGACGCGATCCCCACCCCGGTGACGCCGCTGTCCGTGCGGGGCTACCTCTTCAACATCTACACGGAGCCGACCCACCGCCGCCGGGGCTTGGCGGCGCGTCTGACGGACGCGGTGCTGGAGCTGGCGCGGGAGCTGGGCCTGGAGATCCTCGAAGTGCACGCCAGCCTGGAGGCCGAGGGGCTGTACCAGCGTCTGGGCTTCATGCCCACGAGCGAGATGCGCCTGGTGATGAGTGCCGGGATCAAGACTCCGAAGCAGTGGAAGCACCGGCATCAGCCCTGA
- a CDS encoding alanine racemase yields MLFAFDDAQCRSLAETHGTPCFAYSGEAATEQFTALRAVLPSRVRLAYAVKANPHPGLLARFAALGASFDCASIGELERVEALKLPPGRTFFAGPGKRETELLRALVMGVRVQAEGFEDLARLDAMADREVAVNLRVHPAFDIDEGNRIIGGSGPSAFGVDEEEVPALLQKAAQLRHVRIRGLHVFAASNQRDAAKLRTIHGAVLNLAKHLHEAHGMTFEQIDLGGGLGVPYAPDEAPLDLRTFGQGLSGLLAEHAWFTDELILEPGRFLAGPCGTYLARVVRIKESRGTRFAILEGGINHLIRPLLTGQPFPVRAVGKGHGTLSYTLAGPLCTSLDRLGEVRLPELAPGDLLAFGTTGAYGLNEGMTHFLSHPVPPEVWVE; encoded by the coding sequence ATGCTTTTCGCTTTTGACGATGCCCAATGCCGCTCCCTGGCCGAGACCCACGGCACGCCCTGCTTTGCCTACTCCGGCGAGGCCGCGACGGAGCAATTCACCGCTCTGCGCGCGGTGCTGCCCTCCCGGGTGCGCCTCGCCTACGCGGTGAAGGCGAACCCGCATCCGGGGTTGTTGGCGCGCTTCGCCGCCCTGGGCGCCAGCTTCGACTGCGCCTCCATCGGCGAGCTCGAGCGCGTGGAGGCCTTGAAGCTGCCCCCGGGCCGCACCTTCTTCGCGGGGCCCGGGAAGCGGGAGACCGAGCTGCTCCGGGCCCTGGTCATGGGCGTACGGGTGCAGGCGGAAGGCTTCGAGGACCTGGCGCGTCTCGACGCGATGGCGGATCGCGAAGTGGCCGTGAACTTGCGGGTGCACCCGGCCTTCGACATCGATGAGGGCAACCGCATCATCGGCGGCAGCGGACCTTCCGCGTTCGGTGTGGACGAGGAGGAGGTCCCGGCCCTGCTTCAGAAGGCCGCGCAGCTCCGCCATGTCCGCATCCGGGGCCTGCATGTCTTCGCCGCCAGCAACCAGCGGGACGCGGCCAAGCTGCGGACCATCCACGGCGCCGTGCTGAACCTGGCGAAGCACTTGCACGAAGCCCACGGCATGACCTTCGAGCAGATCGACCTCGGCGGTGGACTGGGCGTGCCCTACGCGCCGGACGAAGCCCCGCTTGATCTGAGAACGTTTGGACAAGGACTGTCCGGACTCCTGGCGGAACACGCCTGGTTCACGGACGAGCTGATCCTCGAGCCGGGCCGCTTCCTGGCGGGCCCCTGTGGGACCTACCTGGCCCGCGTGGTGCGGATCAAGGAAAGCCGCGGCACCCGCTTCGCCATCCTGGAGGGCGGCATCAACCACCTGATCCGGCCCCTCCTCACGGGCCAGCCCTTCCCCGTGAGGGCCGTGGGCAAGGGGCACGGGACCCTGTCCTACACGCTGGCCGGCCCCCTCTGCACCAGCCTCGACCGCCTGGGCGAAGTGCGCCTGCCGGAGTTGGCCCCGGGGGATCTACTGGCCTTCGGCACCACCGGCGCCTACGGCTTGAATGAGGGGATGACCCACTTCCTGAGCCACCCCGTGCCGCCCGAAGTGTGGGTGGAGTAA
- a CDS encoding MBL fold metallo-hydrolase — MHYAALASGSKGNCHALSDGSRTLLIDAGISLLQIRQRLGALAWDPSLVRAVALTHEHSDHIGAVGVILRRTDWSILATAATRAAVQRAQGLEIPASRWIEVEAGHPCNWDGWRVLPFALPHDAEDPVAYRVEAGGMAAAVVTDLGHPTALVADHLQELDLLVLEANHDVEMLREGSYPPQLKARILSRVGHLSNAAMAELLARVLSPRMRQVVLAHLSESNNHPDLARFAAEEALRGAATALHLAHQREPLALPSPLMDA, encoded by the coding sequence ATGCACTATGCAGCTCTCGCCTCCGGTTCCAAGGGGAACTGCCATGCCCTGTCGGACGGGAGCCGGACCCTGCTCATCGACGCGGGCATCTCCCTGCTCCAGATCCGCCAGCGGCTGGGCGCCCTCGCCTGGGATCCCAGCCTGGTGCGCGCCGTGGCGCTCACCCACGAGCACTCGGACCACATCGGTGCCGTGGGGGTGATCCTGCGTCGCACCGACTGGTCCATCCTGGCCACCGCCGCCACCCGGGCCGCCGTGCAGCGGGCGCAGGGTCTCGAGATCCCCGCCTCGCGCTGGATCGAGGTGGAGGCCGGACACCCCTGCAATTGGGACGGCTGGCGGGTGCTGCCCTTCGCCCTGCCCCATGACGCCGAGGACCCCGTGGCCTACCGCGTGGAGGCCGGGGGCATGGCGGCGGCGGTGGTCACGGACCTGGGGCACCCCACGGCCCTGGTGGCCGACCACCTCCAGGAACTGGACCTCCTGGTGCTGGAAGCCAACCACGATGTGGAGATGCTGCGGGAAGGCAGCTATCCGCCCCAGCTCAAGGCCCGCATCCTCAGCCGGGTGGGGCACCTCAGCAACGCCGCCATGGCCGAGCTGCTGGCCCGGGTCCTGTCGCCCCGGATGCGGCAGGTGGTGCTAGCGCACCTGAGCGAATCGAACAACCACCCCGACCTGGCCCGCTTCGCCGCCGAGGAGGCCCTGCGGGGCGCCGCCACGGCCCTGCACCTGGCCCACCAGCGGGAACCCCTCGCCCTCCCCTCTCCCCTGATGGATGCCTGA